Part of the Nitrospirota bacterium genome, CTGAGACGGCTTCTGAATGGATGAAAAGAAAGATGACTGTATCGGCTGCGTGGAAGCAGTATCTACCGCTACGGCAACCTGCAAAGGAAGCGGCGCAGGGGAAGCGCTGTTTGGCCTTATCGGAGCGTTCGAGTCGGAGACGAGGAAGTGAACATGGTGGTCGTCGCGGGAGTGGCTGTCGGCGCTGTGCAGCTCGCAGCAGCGGAGCTCTGCCTGCGGGAAGAAGAGGTGCTGCAGGGTGCACTCCGCCTGCTCGGGATGGACCACCGAGAGCCCCTCTCCGGCGTGGCAGTGGGAAAAGGGAAAGAGCGCGACGACGAGGAAGTAGAGTGTGAAGAGCAGAAGATGTCTTTCCTTATGGCGCGTGCCGGATCTCATGATACTTCTATCTTACCGGTAAAAGAGGGTGCGGCGCAATGGTCAAGTTATAACTTTAAGGAGAGCGCGTGCTCCGGTTAACTGCCGTTTTCTTGACAAAGGGAGCGCGGCAATGATAAGCTCATCCGAGTATGAAAAGCCACGAAGGCTTTTTTCTTGCGGCCAGCAGGCCAGCAGGTCAAAAAAAGAGCCTTCGTGGCTTTTCATTTTAAGGAGAACGACAGGTATGAAGAAGGCCCTGCTTCCCCCGCTGCTTCTGTCTTCGATTATTGCTTTTTCTTCAGCTGCAGCATTTGCCGCCCATCCGCTCGTGACCGATGATACGGGAACGGTGGGAAAAGGGAGAGTGCAGGTCGAGCTCAATGGTGAGTACGGCCGGGAGGCCGGGGACGGGACTACGGAGTATACGACGGAGGTTGCGCCGATCATTACGTATGGTATAGTGGATACTATAGACGTCGTTGTGGGTACGCCTTATCAGTACATACGTACGGAGAATGGTGATGGCACCGTCGAGGAGGATGGCGCCGGCGATACCTCACTCGAAGTGAAGTGGCGCTTCTACGAGAAAGACGGATTGGGCCTCGCCCTTAAGCCCGGTATTACCCTTCCTGCAGGCGACCGGAAACGGGGCATCGGCTCGGGGAGGGTGGGCTACAGCCTCTTTTTGATCGGAACGCAGGAAGTTAAACCCTTCGCCTTTCATGCGAACCTCGGCTATGTCCAGAATGAGAACAGGAACGACGAGCGCCGGGATCTCTGGCATGCCTCGTTCGCTTCTGAGGTCGAAGTGGTGAGGCGGCTGAGCGTTGTCGCCAACATCGGCGTCGAAGCGAGTACCGACAGGGAAGAGAGTACGGCCCCCGCATTTGTCCTGGGAGGGATTATTTACGAGCTTTCCGAGAATCTCTATCTTGATGCAGGGTACAAGCACGGCCTGAACAAGCCGGAGACCGATTCGGCCATACTGGCCGGCGTAACCTTCACCTTCTAGAAACAGCAGGAGAGAGCCATGCATATACCCGACGGTTATCTGAGTCCGCAGACCTACGTTCCCCTCTACGGGGCCTCGGCGGTCTTCTTGAGCATCGCCCTGAAGAAGATGAAGAAGGAGCTTGCGGCAAAACAGGTGCCCTACCTCGCCATGGCAGCGGCCTTTTCCTTCCTCATACAGATGTTCAATATCCCTATCCCGGGCGGCACCACCGGCCATGCTGTCGGCGCCGGGGTCATCGCGATCCTCCTCGGCCCCTGGACCGCGGTCATCGCGGTCTCGCTGGTGCTGATCGTTCAAGCCCTCGTCTTCGGCGACGGCGGGATAACGGCGATCGGGGCGAACTGTTTCAATATGGCCGTGGTCATGCCCTTCGCCTCGTACGGGGTCTTCAAGGCGGCGCGGGGCAGGGCGGGGCAGGGGCGGAGAATAACGGTCGCCGCTTTTCTCGCAGGCTATGTCGGGCTGACCGTATCGGCAGCGGTGACCGCCGTCCAGTTCGGCATCCAGCCGTTGATCGCAGCGGCGCCCGACGGTACGCCGCTGTATGCGCCCTATCCCCTCTCGGTAGCACTGCCGGTAATGACCCTGGAGCACCTTCTTCTTTTCGGCGTCGTCGAAGGGCTCGTCACCGCCCTGCTCCTGAAGTATTTCCTCAAGCACGAACGGACACTGGTGTATGTCCTGAGGGAGGCGTAGCATGAAGCCCTTTCAGAAGAAGTTATGGATCGGGCTTCTCATCATGGCCCTGCTCTCGCCGCTCGGCATTCTCCTGCCGGAATGGTTCAATGCCGGAGATGCCTGGGGAGAGTGGGGCACCGATACGCTCGAAACGCTGCTGGGATATGTCCCCGAGGGGCTGAAGAAGTACGCCGACCTCTGGAAGGCGCCTGCTGCCGACTACACCTTCGGCGGAGAGCAGGCGCCGCTTTCTGTCCAGATCCTTTCCTATATCGTTTCTGGTCTTATCGGCATTCTCCTGCTGAGCGGGGTCGTGTATTTAATTTCGAAGTTCCTGGTACGGCGTGATCGATAATATCCCCTCTTTCTTATTGCAGCGGTCGGCTCAGCCTTCCTCCCTGCCGGGGGGGCGTGCAACGGTGAGGACTTCGTTCATCGAGAAGGGGCTGCGGCATGCGGCCGGGGTCGTGAGCACGGGGTATGCCCAGTGGGAGCTCGCCTCCCGCGAGGGGCTGCTCCAGGGGGTCGATGCCCGGATCAAGCTGCTCTTCCTGCTCTTCTTCATCGTCATCGTGAGCCTGAAGAGGGAGATCGGGGCCGAGCTCGCCATAAGCGCATTCATCGGCATGCTCGTCCTCGCCGCGCGGCTGAAGGCCGGTACGTTTTACAAACGGGTGCTCTTCCTGGGCTTCTTCTTCGGTTTCCTGATCGCTCTTCCCTCATCCCTGAACATCATCACGCGGGGAGAAATCGCTGTACCGCTCATCACGCTTTCGCGTCCCTACGATTTCTGGATCTATCATATCCCCCAGACAATAGGCCTGACAAGGGAGGGGCTCACGGGTGTCGCGCTCCTGACGCTCCGGGTCGTCAATTCGGTCTCGCTCTCGCTCCTGGTGCTGAACACCACCCCGTTCCCCGAGCTCGTCAGGGCGCTGAAGGTGATGCGGGTGCCGGATATCTTCTTGATGATGCTCTCCCTATCGTACAAGTACATCTTTCTCTTCGCCAGGACCGTCGAGGACATGTACCTGGCGAAACGGGGCAGGCTCGCCGGCGGCATAAGCGGCAGCAAGGGGAGGGAATGGATCGCCGGCCGCATGGCCTTCATTTTCAGGAAGACGCAGCTGCGCTGTGAAGAGGTCTTCAAGGCGATGACGGCGAGGGGCCTTTCCGATACCGTGAAGCTCTCCGGGTTCAGAAAGCTCCTGCTCAGGGATTGGCTCGCCGGCCTCTTCTTCCTCGCCGCCGGATGCGTGTTCCTGGCGCTGTGAGGCTGTCGGTGTCTGAGAGAGATAGAGATATCATAAGAGTCGAGGGCGTGAGCTACCGCTATTACGACAGGATACCCGCTCTTTCGGAGGTCACGGTCTCGGTGCAGGAGGGGGAGCGCTTCGCGGTCATCGGCTCGAACGGCAGCGGCAAATCGACGCTTCTGCAGATCATGAGCGGACTGATCTATCCGTCGGGCGGCGCGGTCTTCTTCAGGGGCAGGGAGGTCTCGGAGAAGAGCCTGCGCGATAAAGACTTCCTGAAGCTCTTCCGCGGGCAGGCAGGCTACGTGTTTCAGGATTCCGATATCCAGCTCTTCTGTCCCACTGTGCTCGATGAGCTCATGTACGGGCCGCTTCAGCTCGACATCGGTGAAGAGGAGGCGCTCGACCGGGCCCACGAGGTGATGAAGATGCTCGGCATCGAAGACCTCGGAGACCGGCCGTCGTACATGCTCTCGGGCGGTGAGAAGAAGCGGGTCGCCCTCGGCTCGGTGCTCACCATGAACCCGGAGGTGCTGCTGCTCGACGAGCCGACGAACGGCCTCGATCCGCGGACCCAGTGCTTTCTCATGGAGCTGCTCGTCGCCCTCAATGAAGCCGGCAAGACCATCGTGATCGCGACGCACGACCTCTCGCTCGTCGAAGAGCTGCATGCAAGGGTCGCGGTGCTCTCGGAAGAGCACCGGGTCGAAGGCATCGGCAGCGCAGGGGATATCCTGAGGGACGAGGCGCTCCTGCTGAAAGTGAACCTGATCCACGAGCACCTCCATTTCCACGGGGAGACCGTCCACAAGCATCTGCACTCCCACTATCGCGCCCACCAGCACGACCACGGGGTGCATACCCATATCCATCACAAGAACACGGAGGTTACGGTAATGAACGATCTCGACAAATTGAAGCATCTGCTCCACCATTGGCGCGAGCACAATGACGAGCATGCGCAGACATACAAGGACTGGGCGGACAAGGCACTCGGCCTCGGCAACAAGGAGCTCTCGGAGGTGCTCGAGCGGCTCTACCAGGACACGAAGAGGATGAGCGCGCTCTTCGACCAGGCGACCAGGCTGATCAAGTAGCTGCTCAGGCTTAGATTGATGAAGTATGGTATTATGCGTAATAAAGGGACGATATGATATCGAAGGGCGAGGGCATACGGCAGATCATCGACCACCTTTCACGCTACCTCCACGGGAAGGAGCAGGCCCTGAGGCTCGCCCTCATCACCTTTTTTGCACGGGGCCATCTGCTGATCGAGGACCTTCCGGGGCTCGGCAAGACGACGCTCGCCATCGGCATCGCCAAGGCGCTCGGCCTCAGCTTCGGCAGGATCCAGTGCACGAGCGACCTGCTCCCCACCGATATCACCGGCCTCTCGATCTACAACAAGCAGGCCGGCGAGTTCGAGTTCCATCCCGGTCCGCTCTTCAACAACATCGTGCTCATCGACGAGATCAACAGGGCGACGCCCAAGACCCAGAGCGCGCTGATCGAGGGCATGGGAGAGAAGCAGAGCACTATCGACCGCCAGACCTACAAGCTTCCCCAGCCCTTTTTCGTGGTCGCGACGCAGAACCCGGTGGAGCACTACGGCACCTTCCCGCTGCCCGAGTCCCAGCTCGACCGCTTCATGATGAAGATCAGCATCGGCTATCCTTCGAGGGACTCGGAAAAGGATATCCTGCGGGGCGGCAGCAGGAGAGGGGACCTCTATTCCATCGAGCCGGTCATGAGCAGGGACGAGGTCATCGCCATTCAGGAAGCGGTCAGGAAAGAGGTGTACCTGTCGGACAGGGTCCTCGATTATATCATGGCGATCGTCGAGGCTACCCGGAAGGACGGCGCGCTGTCGGCGGGCATATCCACGCGGGGGGCGCTGGCGCTGAACTATACGGCCCGGGCCAACGCCTACTTCCACGGCAGGGACTTCGTCATCCCCGAGGACGTGAAGGAGCTTATTCCCCATGTCGTCCCGCACCGGGTGCTCTTCAGGGAAGACCATACGCCGCATGACAAGAGGGAGATCATACTATCGATTGTCGAGCAGATACCCGTCCCGGCGTCATAACCATCACCAGGGCGGGATGGATCTACATCGCGCTCACCCTCCTCCTCGGCATCGCCGCGGTCAATACGGGCAATAATCTCGTTTATCTCATCGTCGCCGCCCTGCTCGGCCTCATGACGGTCTCGGGGCTGCTCGGGAGGGGGAATCTCTCGCGGATCGATGTCCGTGTGGAAACGCCCGACGAGCTCTATGCGCAGTCGGCGGCGCCGCTCCGGATCACCCTGGTGAACACGCGGCTGCTGCTCCCGGCGTTTCTCGTAAAGGTGCGGGTTGACGACACGGAGGTGCTCTTCCCCTATGTGGATGCCGGCGCCGAGGAGACGAGGCGCGTGCATACGGTGTTCGCCCGCCGGGGCCGGGTCCTGATAGAGACGGTCTCTTTCTCTTCCGTCTTCCCGTTCAACTTTTTCGTGCGCTCGAAGAGGATCGGCAGGGTAACGGAGGCGACCGTTTTTCCCCGTCCCCGCGCCTGCGCTCTCGATACGCACGCCGCCGGAGCGGAGCGGCGCAGAGGGGAGCGGCGGTCGAACCTGCTCGGCTACGAGGGCGAGATGGTCTCCCTGCGCACGTATGTCCACGGCGATCCCTTGAAATACATACACTGGAAGGCGAGTGCGAAGACCGGCGTCTTCAAGACCAAGGAGCTTTCGGCCGGCGCCGAGGAGCCGGTCGTCATCGACTTCGATGCCATGGGACCGGCTGATCGGGAAGAGAAGCTCTCCTGCGCAGCGTACATGATCCTCTCCCTTCTCAAGAGAAATGTCCCGGCGGGACTGAAGATAGGCGGGAACGCATATGCCCCGGGCCTCTCGAACGCCCATAAGCGTCTCCTGCTCAAGGAGCTTGCCCTCTATGGAACGGAGTAGCTCCCTCCTGCGCGTCGCCGACCTCGTGACGGCGCTCACCTATGCCGTGGCCTTGACCGGGTTCGTGGTGGTCCTCAGATATACGGGCGTGGGGTACTCGGCGCTGTTCCTGGCGCTCTATCTGTGGGCGCTCCAGAGCGATTACCGGAGGAGGACCGTCATCCCTCGATGGGCGATCAACAGCGCGGCGCTGCTGCTCGTCGCCTTCACCTTCTTCAGGGTGACGACGGACACCGTCGTCCCGGTGTCGCTCGAGGCGCTGCTGCTCCTCACCGCAATAAAACTGGTCGAGGAGAAGCGCTTCAGGGACCACCTGCAGGTCTACCTGCTCGCCGCCCTTCTCCTGGCCGGGTCGGCCCTGATGACGCTCGACATGATCTTCCTGGCTCACCTCATCGGCATGGTCTTTCTCGTGACCCTGGCCATGATCTTTCTCACCTTCTCGTCGCAGGACGAGCGTATGGAGCTCCCTGTCGCCACGGTCCTGAAGATTGCGTCGAGGGCACTGGTCATTCCGCTGCTCGCCCTTCCGATAGCCGCGCTCCTCTTCATGGTCCTCCCCCGGACGAGCTATCCTCTCTTCAGCTTCTTCAACCGGGGCAGCGGCGCTCTCAGCGGGTTTTCCGATCATATCACCCTCGGCGAGATTACGGCGATCCAAGAGGATACGGCGGTCGCTTTCAGGGCCAGGGTGCGG contains:
- a CDS encoding ABC transporter ATP-binding protein; translation: MSERDRDIIRVEGVSYRYYDRIPALSEVTVSVQEGERFAVIGSNGSGKSTLLQIMSGLIYPSGGAVFFRGREVSEKSLRDKDFLKLFRGQAGYVFQDSDIQLFCPTVLDELMYGPLQLDIGEEEALDRAHEVMKMLGIEDLGDRPSYMLSGGEKKRVALGSVLTMNPEVLLLDEPTNGLDPRTQCFLMELLVALNEAGKTIVIATHDLSLVEELHARVAVLSEEHRVEGIGSAGDILRDEALLLKVNLIHEHLHFHGETVHKHLHSHYRAHQHDHGVHTHIHHKNTEVTVMNDLDKLKHLLHHWREHNDEHAQTYKDWADKALGLGNKELSEVLERLYQDTKRMSALFDQATRLIK
- a CDS encoding transporter, giving the protein MKKALLPPLLLSSIIAFSSAAAFAAHPLVTDDTGTVGKGRVQVELNGEYGREAGDGTTEYTTEVAPIITYGIVDTIDVVVGTPYQYIRTENGDGTVEEDGAGDTSLEVKWRFYEKDGLGLALKPGITLPAGDRKRGIGSGRVGYSLFLIGTQEVKPFAFHANLGYVQNENRNDERRDLWHASFASEVEVVRRLSVVANIGVEASTDREESTAPAFVLGGIIYELSENLYLDAGYKHGLNKPETDSAILAGVTFTF
- a CDS encoding energy-coupling factor transporter transmembrane component T, with amino-acid sequence MRTSFIEKGLRHAAGVVSTGYAQWELASREGLLQGVDARIKLLFLLFFIVIVSLKREIGAELAISAFIGMLVLAARLKAGTFYKRVLFLGFFFGFLIALPSSLNIITRGEIAVPLITLSRPYDFWIYHIPQTIGLTREGLTGVALLTLRVVNSVSLSLLVLNTTPFPELVRALKVMRVPDIFLMMLSLSYKYIFLFARTVEDMYLAKRGRLAGGISGSKGREWIAGRMAFIFRKTQLRCEEVFKAMTARGLSDTVKLSGFRKLLLRDWLAGLFFLAAGCVFLAL
- the cbiM gene encoding cobalt transporter CbiM — translated: MHIPDGYLSPQTYVPLYGASAVFLSIALKKMKKELAAKQVPYLAMAAAFSFLIQMFNIPIPGGTTGHAVGAGVIAILLGPWTAVIAVSLVLIVQALVFGDGGITAIGANCFNMAVVMPFASYGVFKAARGRAGQGRRITVAAFLAGYVGLTVSAAVTAVQFGIQPLIAAAPDGTPLYAPYPLSVALPVMTLEHLLLFGVVEGLVTALLLKYFLKHERTLVYVLREA
- a CDS encoding DUF58 domain-containing protein, coding for MTVSGLLGRGNLSRIDVRVETPDELYAQSAAPLRITLVNTRLLLPAFLVKVRVDDTEVLFPYVDAGAEETRRVHTVFARRGRVLIETVSFSSVFPFNFFVRSKRIGRVTEATVFPRPRACALDTHAAGAERRRGERRSNLLGYEGEMVSLRTYVHGDPLKYIHWKASAKTGVFKTKELSAGAEEPVVIDFDAMGPADREEKLSCAAYMILSLLKRNVPAGLKIGGNAYAPGLSNAHKRLLLKELALYGTE
- a CDS encoding PDGLE domain-containing protein codes for the protein MKPFQKKLWIGLLIMALLSPLGILLPEWFNAGDAWGEWGTDTLETLLGYVPEGLKKYADLWKAPAADYTFGGEQAPLSVQILSYIVSGLIGILLLSGVVYLISKFLVRRDR
- a CDS encoding MoxR family ATPase, whose protein sequence is MISKGEGIRQIIDHLSRYLHGKEQALRLALITFFARGHLLIEDLPGLGKTTLAIGIAKALGLSFGRIQCTSDLLPTDITGLSIYNKQAGEFEFHPGPLFNNIVLIDEINRATPKTQSALIEGMGEKQSTIDRQTYKLPQPFFVVATQNPVEHYGTFPLPESQLDRFMMKISIGYPSRDSEKDILRGGSRRGDLYSIEPVMSRDEVIAIQEAVRKEVYLSDRVLDYIMAIVEATRKDGALSAGISTRGALALNYTARANAYFHGRDFVIPEDVKELIPHVVPHRVLFREDHTPHDKREIILSIVEQIPVPAS